The Pontibacter korlensis sequence TTGTTTTTTTGGAAGTTGGGTCATCCTCTTTGTTCAAATAGAGTTTTATGTCATTTTCATCAGAATTGGAGTCTGAAGCCAGCTTCCGCCCAGGTGTGACATCAAAAAGCACATCATCTCCATCTACGTTAAACTTTAACCCAACCGATACTTTTTGCTTTCTGACCTTTACTAGGTCATCATCGGTTTTCTTGTACTCTTTCTTTAGGAACTCATATACTGAATCGTGCATCTCTTTGAGGGTTTTAAACTTTTCTCTCTTAAAATGCACACACAGATCCAGATCAAACTTTGTGTTTATTGCTGTGAACTTACTGTAAGACCCAGAATTGATGATCTTCACTATATCACTGCCATACTCTTCACAAAGAGCATCTTTAACTTTGTCCCGCTTAGTTTTATATTTATCTAAGAGGTCTTTCTCTTCTTCTCGGTTAATGTTGTGCGTGTCGAGCACGAACTGGAGGTGGTTGTTCTTGAATGTGGACATGGAATAATCAATAAGGTAATAAAAGATAACTGGGCAGAATTTTGCTCTGCCCAGTTATTTACATTCTCATAAGTGCACTAATGTGCTACTTACTTCTTCTTGCCGCCTTTGCTCTCTCTTTGAGAAAGAGCGCTTCCTGCAGCTGTCTTGCTTGCCGCACTAGTACGTCCGTCTCTCAAAACTTTAGATGCAGCAGAAGCAGCTTTTCTGCTTGTTTCTTTACTCATGGCTAAAAGTTTACCTCATCTCAACAAAGCAGGTGAGCTGATTTCCTGCCGAAAGCATTTGCAGATTAATATATTTTACTACCTTTGCACTCGGGAAAAAGAAGATAATAATATTATATAACCTAATGGTATGCTTTACGTATCTACCATTTAGATTAGTGGAATCAATTATTTGACCAGATTTTTATGGTACACTTTGCCATCTTGTATAATATTAAATATTTACCATCTTTTATTTGTATAATAAAAGAAAAAGCATATATTAAATATAAATCACGCCTTTCTGTCAGTTCTTGGCAGGCTCCATTCCTCAATTGTTAGTACCTGTCAGCAGTACATGACAATTTACCTTATTTAACATAAGGTAAATTTATAAGACATCAATGAGTACTAGATGAAGCTTGCTTTATCATCCTTATTTTGGAAGTCATTATTTAATCCCAAATTATAGAATTTGCTAAAAAGTAGAAGTTAACTTTTCTCGTTTTATACTTGAGGTTAGTATAGAAATGAAGTAAATATTATAATAATATACACAAAGAATCTCGGTGAGGAGGTAAATTCGGGTGCCCGCTGTATTTAAGAGTAATACACACTTGATAGTGAACGGGTTATGCAGTAACTTCGAATCCCTGCATCGCATTGTTAATGTACAATAGTCAGGATGTAAGTGACATTCTCTGGTAATGTAAGAATAGGGTTACTACTTACTATAGCTTTCTTCACACCTAGTGCAAACTAATTAAACAATCAGTTTGCCGTATCCGCTGCGGCAGATCCCGCTCAGTCCAATTCATCAATCTAATTACCTCATAATACCTAAAGTTCCTGCAGATAGGCTCATTATGAGTTATAAGACTATGCAGGTTCCCTGCTAATGCAGTCCCGGTCCTTCCTTTCCCAGACAAAAATGCTGTTGAAGAAGCCGGCTTCTTTCTTTTATAGGCATTCTTCAAATCGACTTCGCGAGCTAACCATCCCTTGCTGTTGATCACTGCTTAAATCGCTCTCTGAGCAGGCGCATATCCTCCCCTACTTTCACATCCAGAATCTTGGCTTACTGCTGGGTAGTCCTTAGGCTGGTGTGGCCAAGCATTTTAGAGACACTTTCCATTGACACCCCGTTTAGAAGCGTCACAGTGGTGGCAAAGGTATGTCGGACAATATGAAAGGTAATAGGTTTTTCAATCCCGCACACGTCAGCTATTTCCTTCAGGTAGGCATTCATCTTTTGGTTGCTGAGCACAGGTAGCAATCTGCCGTCATACAGGCATTGTGGGTGATCCTGGTAACGCTCCAGAATCTGCAGTGCCAACGGCAGCAGGGGGATGCGGGACGGTGTGTCCGTCTACTGCCTGTTCTTGAAGATCCACTGCTCCCCGTCAACTCCCTTCCCAATATCCGCTCGCTTCAGCTGCTGCACGTCCACGTAGGCAAGGCCGGTATAGCAGCTGAACAGGAAGATGTCCCGCACCTGCATCAGGCGCTCGCTTACGAACTTCTTTTCCGCCATCGCGTTTAACTCCTCCTCTGTGAGGAACACCCGGTCCACCTTCCGTGTCTTGGCTTTATAATTCCGAAAGGGATCAACTTTCAGCCAGCCGCTCGAAAGGCAGATGCGGATTACTTTGCCAAAGTTCTTG is a genomic window containing:
- a CDS encoding tyrosine-type recombinase/integrase; the encoded protein is MALQILERYQDHPQCLYDGRLLPVLSNQKMNAYLKEIADVCGIEKPITFHIVRHTFATTVTLLNGVSMESVSKMLGHTSLRTTQQ
- a CDS encoding nucleotidyltransferase domain-containing protein, whose amino-acid sequence is MSTFKNNHLQFVLDTHNINREEEKDLLDKYKTKRDKVKDALCEEYGSDIVKIINSGSYSKFTAINTKFDLDLCVHFKREKFKTLKEMHDSVYEFLKKEYKKTDDDLVKVRKQKVSVGLKFNVDGDDVLFDVTPGRKLASDSNSDENDIKLYLNKEDDPTSKKTNIHKQLEKIRGRTNERETIKLIKVWKFNHDHDLKSFLVELLTMEAFDQAEDVPRGLWARLKMSLEFIRDNIKTISLKDPGNSNNNVADSLTSERKDELHEEIEEMLEKIEKDEKKIEYYFPANPKYPKEEEKKSSSNSQYERKSEATTKLPPTSYA